A genomic region of Capra hircus breed San Clemente chromosome 21, ASM170441v1, whole genome shotgun sequence contains the following coding sequences:
- the TMEM251 gene encoding transmembrane protein 251, with product MPKPPDYSELSDSLTLAVGTGRFSGPLHRAWRMMNFRQRMGWIGVGLYLLASAAAFYYVFEINETYNRLALEHIQQHPEEPLEGATWTHSLKTRLLSLPFWFWTIVFLIPYLQMFLFLYSCTRADPKTVGYCIIPICLAVICNRHQAFVKASNQISRLQLIDT from the exons ATGCCAAAGCCACCCGATTATTCAGAACTGAGTGACTCTTTAACGCTTGCCGTGGGAACAGGAAGATTTTCGGGACCACT GCACAGAGCATGGAGAATGATGAATTTCCGTCAGCGGATGGGATGGATCGGAGTGGGACTCTATCTATTAGCAAGTGCAGCAGCATTTTACTACGTTTTTGAAATCAATGAGACTTACAACAGGCTGGCCTTGGAACACATTCAAcagcacccagaggagccccttgaAGGAGCCACGTGGACACACTCCTTGAAAACTCGGTTGCTCTCCCTGCCTTTTTGGTTCTGGACAATTGTTTTTCTCATACCTTACTTACAGATGTTTTTATTCCTTTACTCTTGTACAAGAGCTGACCCCAAAACGGTGGGCTACTGTATTATCCCCATATGCTTGGCAGTTATATGCAATCGCCACCAAGCATTTGTCAAGGCTTCTAATCAGATCAGCAGACTACAACTGATTGACACATAA
- the MOAP1 gene encoding LOW QUALITY PROTEIN: modulator of apoptosis 1 (The sequence of the model RefSeq protein was modified relative to this genomic sequence to represent the inferred CDS: inserted 9 bases in 6 codons; substituted 6 bases at 6 genomic stop codons) — protein sequence MVSTASLEQRLSVIKHSVTAAGHAAGWPPLLLPEPQPVAVAVGPAGRLPPTPGPSLQPAPPPVAQQGPPAAARPGLRRRRQTRASPPCSTESPVPGSGHRARLQSWAGPGSHLLSGLARLPAVPDAATLGASGSGRGTASSSALQSAPAVWLAKVEEVRVVAKTLFWWAAVRAWPLQPSSKLRPGASLVALVPQLFRPAESPAASGSQLFPRRASGIPLGCASSGKEAAPRVPRAWRSGKRREQALVPRLPAMDSHRQLDPRPREAPVTACRSGAGRSPSETRTLTRLNSSTAEECCELRWCQWCGKNWNLNLVWGTLTLRLLGDWCRGMDVNSRKAPLVAGIAQICDVAEXLRAGVAPLGEYRLLGRMSRRDEIRNVALIGLTEETSHALVPKEIPGGKGACRVLIKSPDPDSEFLSKANELLEGEGVTLGKFTRALAYGNXPFDLDXDVILGLRAPLLAQAVHKALQPALQHLKXKKXKVFSGSDPPEPEEVFESWLLHTTQMMRIXKMXDVEKTRRLLESFRDPAAGIIXLLQINNPFITTPICLQALXELQVKYLTTYQKEGENXAXVLRLERLLQKLVERGDLEXSPEQVLAEAVHRTPAQAGFLELLTLIKDEEAAEEEEEGALLQAGLEGHFT from the exons ATGGTGAGCACGGCCAGCCTGGAGCAAAGACTAAGTGTGATTAAGCACAGCGTGACTGCAGCCGGTCACGCGGCGGGCTGGCCCCCGTTGCTGCTGCCCGAGCCCCAGCCTGTGGCTGTGGCGGTCGGCCCAGCCGGGAGGCTTCCCCCGACACCTGGGCCTTCCCTGCAGCCGGCCCCGCCCCCTGTCGCGCAGCAGGGACCGCCGGCCGCGGCGCGACCAGGGCTGCGCAGGCGGCGCCAGACCCGGGCCTCTCCGCCTTGCAGCACCGAGAGCCCAGTGCCGGGCAGCGGCCACCGGGCGAGGCTGCAGAGCTGGGCAGGTCCCGGGTCTCACCTCCTGTCCGGGTTGGCCCGCCTGCCCGCCGTCCCGGATGCTGCCACACTCGGGGCTTCCGGCTCGG GCCGCGGCACCGCCTCCTCCAGCGCTCTCCAATCGGCTCCAGCTGTCTGGCTGGCTAAAGTTGAGGAGGTGCGGGTGGTGGCAAAGACCCTCTTCTGGTGGGCGGCCGTCCGAGCCTGGCCGCTTCAGCCCTCCTCGAAGCTTCGCCCTGGTGCTTCTCTCGTGGCTCTGGTCCCCCAGCTGTTCCGCCCTGCGGAAAGCCCCGCAGCGTCGGGCAGTCAGCTGTTCCCCCGGCGCGCCTCTGGTATCCCCCTTGGGTGTGCATCGAGTGGAAAAGAGGCCGCCCCTCGCGTTCCTCGGGCCTGGCGGTCCGGGAAGCGTCGCGAGCAGGCCCTGGTGCCTCGGCTGCCGGCGATGGACTCACACAGACAGCTAGATCCGAGGCCCCGAGAGGCTCCGGTGACTGCTTGCCGCAGTGGGGCTGGCCGCAG CCCGTCGGAAACTCGGACATTAACCAGACTTAACTCTAGTACCGCGGAGGAATGCTGTGAATTGCGGTGGTGTCAATGGTGTGGGAAAAATTGGAATTTAAATCTTGTTTGGGGCACCCTGACGCTGAGGCTCTTAGGAGACTGGTGTAGGGGGATGGATGTGAACTCGCGGAAAGCGCCGTTGGTTGCCGGCATCGCCCAGATCTGTGATGTGGCAG ATCTGCGAGCTGGTGTAGCCCCCTTAGGGGAGTACCGACTCCTCGGGAGGATGTCCCGGAGGGACGAGATCAGGAATGTAGCCTTAATAGGACTTACTGAGGAGACAAGTCATGCTCTGGTTCCTAAGGAGATACCCGGAGGTAAAGGTGCCTGTAGAGTGCTCATTAAGTCCCCTGACCCAGATAGTGAATTTTTAAGCAAAGCAAATGAACTCTTAGAGGGGGAGGGCGTGACATTGGGTAAGTTTACCAGAGCTCTTGCGTATGGAA GACCGTTTGATCTAGACTAGGATGTGATTCTAGGACTGCGGGCCCCTTTGTTGGCACAGGCAGTCCATAAGGCTCTTCAGCCTGCTCTGCAACAcctgaaatagaaaaa caaagttTTCTCAGGTAGTGATCCTCCAGAGCCAGAAGAAGTGTTTGAATCCTGGCTGCTTCATACTACTCAAATGATGAGGATATGAAAGATGTAAGATGTCGAAAAAACAAGGCGATTGCTAGAGAGCTTCAGAGACCCAGCAGCCGGTATCATTTGACTCTTGCAGATAAACAATCCTTTTATCACAACTCCTATATGcctgcaggctct ggagttgcaGGTCAAATACCTGACCACTTACCAGAAGGAGGGAGAAAA TGCTTAGGTACTAAGGCTGGAGCGTTTACTACAGAAACTGGTAGAGAGAGGAGACTTGG TGAGCCCGGAGCAGGTCCTTGCTGAAGCAGTCCACAGAACACCAGCGCAGGCAGGCTTCTTAGAGTTACTGACCCTAATAAAGGATGAAGAGGCagctgaagaggaggaggagggtgccctcctccaggcaggacTTGAGGGACATTTCACCTGA
- the GON7 gene encoding uncharacterized protein C14orf142 homolog translates to MELLGEYIGLEGQRQQLRVPCEAPGVTDPFQSLLSGVAQMRELVTELFGSQVQPEAQDRGTAAPDEALDGDDEDDSEDENNTDNRTNSDGPSAKRQKPS, encoded by the exons ATGGAGCTGTTGGGCGAGTACATCGGACTGGAAGGGCAGCGACAGCAGCTGCGGGTGCCTTGTGAGGCGCCGGGCGTCACCGACCCTTTCCAGAGCTTGTTGTCCGGTGTGGCTCAGATGAGGGAGCTGGTGACTGAGCTCTTCGGCTCTCAGGTACAGCCGGAAGCACAGGACCGGGGGACGGCGGCTCCCGACGAGGCCTTGGACG gtgATGATGAAGATGATTCAGAAGATGAAAATAACACTGATAACAGAACTAATTCAGATGGACCATCTGCAAAACGGCAAAAACCATCTTAA